A window of Methanolobus sediminis contains these coding sequences:
- a CDS encoding ferredoxin-thioredoxin reductase catalytic domain-containing protein encodes MRFENDLEAEFYERSKKNAETTGYKLNTDWDVITTAVKGICNNKKEFGEWYCFCQKRTGDKEQDKKIICPCAARTRDVETRGSCKCGLYIK; translated from the coding sequence ATGAGATTCGAAAATGATCTAGAAGCAGAATTTTATGAAAGGTCTAAGAAAAACGCAGAAACAACCGGATACAAACTCAACACTGACTGGGATGTTATTACAACTGCTGTAAAAGGCATTTGCAACAACAAGAAGGAGTTTGGTGAATGGTACTGCTTCTGCCAGAAGAGAACCGGAGACAAGGAACAGGATAAGAAGATTATCTGCCCATGCGCTGCAAGGACAAGAGATGTTGAAACCCGCGGTTCATGCAAGTGCGGACTTTACATTAAATAA